One genomic window of Oryctolagus cuniculus chromosome 11, mOryCun1.1, whole genome shotgun sequence includes the following:
- the PYGB gene encoding glycogen phosphorylase, brain form, giving the protein MAKPLTDSEKRKQISVRGLAGLGDVAEVRKSFNRHLHFTLVKDRNVATPRDYFFALAHTVRDHLVGRWIRTQQHYYERDPKRIYYLSLEFYMGRTLQNTMVNLGLQTACDEAIYQLGLDLEELEEIEEDAGLGNGGLGRLAACFLDSMATLGLAAYGYGIRYEFGIFNQKIVNGWQVEEADDWLRYGNPWEKARPEYMLPVHFYGRVEHSPEGVKWLDTQVVLAMPYDTPVPGYKNNTVNTMRLWSAKAPNDFKLQDFNVGDYIEAVLDRNLAENISRVLYPNDNFFEGKELRLKQEYFVVAATLQDIIRRFKSSKFGCRDPVRTSFETFPDKVAIQLNDTHPALSIPELMRILVDVEKVDWDKAWEITKKTCAYTNHTVLPEALERWPVSMFEKLLPRHLDIIYAINQRHLDHVAALFPGDVDRLRRMSVIEEGDCKRINMAHLCVIGSHAVNGVARIHSEIVKQTVFKDFYELEPEKFQNKTNGITPRRWLLLCNPGLADVIVERIGEAFLTDLSQLKKLLPLVSDEAFIRDVAKVKQENKLKFSALLEKQYKVKINPSSMFDVHVKRIHEYKRQLLNCLHIITLYNRIKKDPARTCVPRTVMIGGKAAPGYHMAKMIIKLVTSIGDVVNHDPIVGDKLKVIFLENYRVSLAEKVIPAADLSQQISTAGTEASGTGNMKFMLNGALTIGTMDGANVEMAEEAGAENLFIFGLRVEDVEALDRKGYVAKEYYERLPELRQAVDQIRGGFFSPKEPDCFKDVVDMLMYHDRFKVFADYEAYMQCQAQVDQLYQNPKEWTKKVIKNIACSGKFSSDRTITEYARDIWGVEPSDLQIPPPNIPRD; this is encoded by the exons CGCATCTATTACCTCTCGCTGGAGTTCTACATGGGCCGCACGCTGCAGAACACCATGGTGAACCTGGGCCTGCAGACTGCCTGTGACGAAGCCATCTACCAG tTGGGGTTGGACTTGGAAGAGCTAGAGGAAATAGAGGAGGATGCTGGCCTTGGGAACGGAGGCCTGGGGCGGCTGGCAG CCTGTTTCCTGGACTCGATGGCCACCTTGGGCCTGGCGGCCTACGGCTATGGAATCCGCTACGAGTTTGGGatttttaaccagaaaatcgtCAACGGCTGGCAG GTGGAAGAGGCTGACGACTGGCTGCGCTACGGCAACCCCTGGGAGAAGGCGCGGCCTGAGTACATGCTGCCTGTGCACTTCTACGGCCGCGTGGAGCACAGCCCCGAGGGCGTCAAGTGGCTGGACACGCAG GTGGTGCTGGCCATGCCCTATGACACGCCTGTGCCAGGCTACAAGAACAACACGGTGAACACCATGAGGCTGTGGTCCGCCAAGGCGCCCAATGACTTCAAGCTGCAGGACT TCAACGTGGGGGACTACATCGAGGCAGTCCTGGACAGGAACTTGGCTGAGAACATCTCCAGAGTCCTGTATCCCAATGACAAC TTCTTCGAGGGGAAGGAGCTCCGACTGAAGCAGGAGTACTTTGTGGTGGCCGCCACCCTCCAGGACATCATTCGCCGCTTTAAGTCGTCTAAGTTCGGCTGCCGGGACCCAGTGAGGACCTCTTTCGAGACATTCCCAGACAAG GTGGCCATCCAGCTAAATGACACCCACCCAGCTCTGTCCATCCCTGAGCTCATGCGGATCCTGGTGGATGTGGAGAAGGTGGACTGGGACAAG GCCTGGGAAATCACCAAGAAGACCTGTGCATACACCAACCACACCGTGCTGCCCGAGGCCTTGGAGCGCTGGCCCGTGTCCATGTTTGAGAAACTGCTGCCACGGCACCTGGATATCATCTACGCCATCAACCAGAGGCACCTGGAC CACGTGGCTGCCCTGTTTCCCGGGGACGTGGACCGGCTGAGGAGGATGTCTGTGATCGAGGAAGGGGACTGCAAGCGCATCAACATGGCCCACCTGTGCGTGATTGGGTCCCACGCCGTCAACGGCGTGGCGAGGATCCACTCGGAGATCGTGAAGCAGacagt CTTTAAGGATTTTTATGAGCTGGAGCCAGAGAAGTTCCAGAACAAGACGAACGGGATCACGCCCCGGCGGTGGCTGCTGCTGTGCAACCCGGGGCTGGCAGATGTCATCGTGGAG AGAATCGGGGAGGCCTTCCTGACGGACCTGAGCCAGCTGAAGAAGCTGCTGCCGCTGGTCAGTGACGAGGCCTTCATCAGGGACGTGGCCAAGGTCAAGCAG GAAAACAAGCTGAAGTTCTCCGCCTTGCTGGAGAAGCAGTACAAGGTGAAGATCAACCCCTCCTCCATGTTCGACGTGCACGTGAAGAGGATCCACGAGTACAAGCGGCAGCTGCTCAACTGCCTGCACATCATCACCCTGTACAACC GAATAAAGAAAGACCCAGCCAGGACCTGTGTGCCCAGGACTGTTATGATCGGGGGCAAG GCCGCCCCTGGGTACCACATGGCCAAGATGATCATCAAGCTGGTCACGTCCATCGGTGATGTTGTCAATCACGACCCAATCGTGGGTGACAAGCTCAAGGTCATCTTCCTGGAGAACTACCGGGTGTCCTTGGCTGAGAAAG TGATCCCGGCTGCAGACCTGTCTCAGCAGATCTCCACCGCGGGCACCGAGGCGTCCGGCACGGGCAACATGAAGTTCATGCTCAATGGGGCGCTCACCATCGGCACCATGGACGGAGCCAACGTGGAGATGGCCGAGGAGGCCGGGGCTGAGAACCTCTTCATCTTTGGCCTGCGGGTGGAGGACGTGGAGGCCCTGGACCGGAAGGG GTACGTCGCCAAGGAGTACTACGAGCGCCTGCCCGAGCTGAGGCAGGCCGTGGACCAGATCCGCGGTGGCTTCTTTTCCCCCAAGGAGCCAGACTGCTTCAAGGATGTAGTTGACATGCTGATGTACCACGACAG GTTCAAGGTATTTGCAGACTATGAGGCGTATATGCAGTGCCAGGCCCAGGTGGATCAGCTGTACCAG AACCCCAAGGAGTGGACCAAGAAGGTCATTAAGAACATCGCCTGCTCAGGCAAGTTCTCCAGTGACCGCACCATCACCGAGTATGCGCGGGACATCTGGGGCGTGGAGCCCTCCGACCTGCAGATCCCGCCACCCAACATCCCCCGAGACTAG